In Phormidium yuhuli AB48, one genomic interval encodes:
- a CDS encoding succinylglutamate desuccinylase/aspartoacylase family protein, with product MPPFKIGGTEISPHSREQIELPVARLPTQTQVSLPINVIRGREEGPVLWVSAAIHGDEINGVEIVRRLMDLVTPKSLQGTLIMVPIVNVFGFIEQSRYLPDRRDLNRSFPGSSRGSLASRLASLFMREVVSQSTHGIDIHTASDHRVNLPQIRANLEDSETYRCAIAFGAPVVIHSTTRDGSLRQAATKQGIPVLLYEAGEALRFNSEAIQLGVEGVLRVMAVLGMYDNSPNPAPVPPVEVQKTQWLRSPQGGILLLHVHLGQPVQKRDKLGVIVDVFGNIRAKVSAPCDGLIIGMTQNPLVNQGDGIVHLARFPNLLG from the coding sequence ATGCCCCCATTTAAAATTGGCGGAACCGAAATTTCGCCCCATTCCCGCGAACAAATTGAACTTCCTGTCGCCCGTCTGCCGACGCAAACCCAAGTCTCCCTGCCCATTAACGTGATTCGTGGCAGGGAAGAAGGGCCCGTACTTTGGGTGAGTGCTGCTATTCACGGGGATGAGATTAACGGCGTGGAGATTGTGCGCCGGTTAATGGATTTAGTCACCCCCAAATCCCTGCAAGGAACCCTGATTATGGTTCCCATTGTCAATGTCTTCGGCTTTATCGAGCAATCTCGCTATCTCCCCGATCGCCGTGACCTCAATCGCTCTTTTCCTGGTTCTTCTCGCGGTTCCCTGGCGTCGCGCTTAGCCAGTTTGTTTATGAGAGAGGTCGTCAGCCAATCCACTCACGGCATTGATATCCATACCGCCTCCGATCACCGGGTGAATTTACCCCAAATTCGCGCCAACTTAGAGGATTCAGAGACCTATCGTTGTGCGATCGCCTTTGGGGCCCCCGTGGTCATTCACTCCACCACCCGCGATGGGTCCCTGCGTCAAGCGGCCACCAAACAGGGGATTCCCGTCTTACTCTATGAAGCTGGGGAAGCCTTACGCTTTAATTCTGAGGCGATTCAGTTGGGGGTTGAAGGGGTCTTACGGGTGATGGCTGTCTTGGGAATGTATGACAATAGCCCCAACCCCGCCCCCGTTCCCCCCGTGGAGGTGCAAAAAACTCAATGGCTGCGATCGCCCCAAGGGGGAATCCTACTCCTGCACGTCCACTTGGGACAACCGGTACAAAAACGGGACAAACTAGGGGTCATTGTCGATGTCTTCGGCAACATCCGCGCCAAAGTCAGTGCCCCCTGCGACGGACTCATCATCGGCATGACTCAGAACCCTCTCGTCAATCAGGGGGATGGAATTGTCCATCTTGCACGTTTCCCAAATCTCTTAGGTTGA
- the rimK gene encoding 30S ribosomal protein S6--L-glutamate ligase — MKIVILSQNSTLYSTKRLREAGEKRGHQVRVIDHLRCYMSITSYRPSIIYQGGPLTDVEAVIPRIGASHTFYGTAVVRQFEMMGVFTANESQAISRSRDKLRCLQILAREGIGLPVTGFAHSIKDIEGLISIVNGAPLVIKLLEGTQGIGVVLAETKPAATSVIEAFRGLDANILVQEFIKEAQGADLRCFVVNDKVIASMKRQGAPGEFRSNVHRGGKAEKIKLTPEERSTAVRAAKAMGLKIAGVDLLRSNHGPVVMEVNSSPGLEGIEGATGVDVAGKIIEFLEKKAGSSAPRDRIPY, encoded by the coding sequence ATGAAAATTGTTATCCTCTCCCAAAATTCCACCCTTTACTCCACCAAACGTCTCAGAGAAGCTGGAGAAAAACGGGGTCATCAGGTGCGCGTGATTGACCATCTGCGCTGTTACATGAGCATCACCTCCTATCGTCCTTCCATCATCTATCAAGGCGGGCCTCTCACCGACGTTGAAGCCGTTATCCCTCGCATTGGCGCCTCCCACACCTTTTATGGCACAGCCGTAGTGCGTCAATTTGAGATGATGGGAGTCTTCACCGCCAACGAATCTCAGGCCATCTCCCGCTCTCGGGATAAGTTACGCTGTCTGCAAATCCTCGCCCGCGAAGGCATTGGCCTACCCGTCACCGGCTTCGCCCATTCCATCAAGGACATCGAAGGTCTGATCAGCATTGTCAACGGCGCACCACTGGTGATTAAACTCCTTGAAGGAACCCAGGGAATTGGAGTTGTTCTTGCGGAAACCAAACCCGCCGCCACGTCCGTCATCGAAGCGTTCCGGGGTTTAGATGCCAATATTTTGGTACAGGAATTTATCAAAGAAGCCCAAGGGGCTGACCTTCGCTGTTTCGTCGTCAACGACAAAGTGATTGCTTCTATGAAACGCCAAGGGGCCCCCGGAGAATTTCGCTCCAACGTCCATCGAGGAGGCAAAGCTGAGAAAATCAAACTCACCCCTGAAGAACGCAGTACCGCCGTCCGGGCTGCTAAAGCCATGGGGCTAAAAATTGCCGGGGTGGATTTGTTGCGCTCCAACCATGGCCCTGTGGTTATGGAAGTCAACTCATCCCCGGGTTTAGAAGGCATCGAAGGGGCAACCGGGGTGGATGTGGCCGGTAAAATTATCGAATTCCTAGAGAAAAAAGCCGGTTCCAGCGCCCCCCGCGATCGCATCCCCTACTAA
- a CDS encoding ATP-dependent zinc protease family protein yields MTVLPQAIGWREWLSLPELGISQIKAKIDTGARSSALHAYDIQNIPAKGDRPRIRFNVHPQQRDTITVVTAEADILDRREVRNSGGKAELRYVILTPIQLGEQQWPIELTLTNRDVMGFRMLLGRQAVRGRFLVDPGNSYLLNPVPHAP; encoded by the coding sequence ATGACAGTTCTACCCCAAGCCATTGGTTGGCGAGAATGGCTCAGCCTCCCTGAATTGGGAATTAGCCAGATTAAAGCTAAAATCGACACCGGTGCTCGATCCTCCGCCCTCCATGCCTACGACATTCAAAACATCCCTGCCAAGGGCGATCGCCCCCGCATTCGCTTTAACGTCCATCCCCAACAACGCGATACAATAACAGTGGTCACTGCCGAAGCCGATATTCTGGATCGTCGCGAAGTCCGCAACTCCGGCGGCAAAGCAGAATTACGCTATGTCATTCTCACCCCTATTCAACTCGGGGAACAGCAATGGCCGATCGAGCTGACCCTAACCAATCGTGATGTCATGGGGTTCCGGATGCTTCTGGGACGACAGGCCGTACGAGGTCGCTTCCTCGTCGACCCTGGAAACTCCTATCTTCTCAACCCAGTCCCCCACGCACCCTAA
- a CDS encoding COP23 domain-containing protein: MNWGWAIMGAIAALSVYPSLSQGASPEMLRHFGRGRAVPDGEVQRHPMKSEAPLEFICNQDHQRLVLRVQTPTEPLPVLIWSLMGGSELAMTDPCLQASEQLQAAYYNDGVDYITLGRVDGQFVVCLVGDRRSGCNRSNILLTIPPLAVTRQSTTEAMMSQLFDLNFTETSRGQCDIDESVYVDLRQYLDRDRDQSPTLSCRCYCGFCVCPQ; encoded by the coding sequence TTGAACTGGGGTTGGGCGATAATGGGGGCGATCGCCGCCTTGTCGGTCTATCCTTCTCTCAGTCAGGGGGCAAGCCCTGAGATGCTCCGGCATTTTGGTCGCGGTCGGGCGGTGCCTGATGGGGAGGTGCAGCGGCATCCCATGAAGTCTGAAGCTCCTTTAGAATTTATCTGCAATCAAGATCATCAGAGGTTGGTTCTGCGGGTGCAGACCCCGACCGAGCCGTTACCGGTGTTGATTTGGTCTCTCATGGGGGGCTCAGAGTTAGCCATGACAGACCCCTGTTTGCAAGCATCGGAACAATTACAAGCGGCTTATTATAACGACGGGGTTGATTATATAACTCTGGGCCGCGTTGATGGTCAGTTTGTGGTCTGTCTGGTGGGCGATCGCCGTTCGGGTTGCAATCGCTCTAACATCTTACTGACGATTCCGCCATTGGCCGTGACTCGCCAATCGACAACAGAGGCGATGATGTCTCAACTGTTTGACCTCAACTTTACTGAGACGAGTCGGGGTCAGTGTGATATTGATGAGAGTGTGTATGTGGACCTACGACAGTACCTCGATCGCGATCGCGATCAATCCCCGACGCTCTCCTGTCGCTGCTACTGTGGATTTTGCGTCTGTCCCCAATGA